The Mytilus edulis chromosome 5, xbMytEdul2.2, whole genome shotgun sequence genomic interval GATAAGGACAATAACACATTGAAAGCAGATAGAAATATTTTTGGTCGCCTGCTTGTAATGGCCCAGACAAGACAGTTGGATACGCGAGAGGTCCTCCAGTTTGAATTAGGTCCTCTTCCATGGTCTCTTGCAAACGTTGATGGTACACCTGCAAAGACAAATACAAGCTATTCCTGAGGAAAGCATGTGGATATTTGATGGCATGGCAGTCATCCAATCCATCACATCACAAGGATACCAAGTACTTTTTCTGATTTGGCAAATGTTGTTTTTGAAACCATCctttcagtttcaaaaagagcTCCCCGCATTGATTTTGTCACTGGTCAGTATCCCACATTgtccataaaaaaattaaaacgggATCGCAGGTCCTTGGGAGGGCAAATCATAACAACAATTTCGAGACCATCACAATCGTGTCCTCGGCAATGGAAGAACTTTGTGTCAGTTGGTAGAAACAAAGTtgctctatttgaattctttgtgTCAGAATTGAGTAAACAATCGTATAGATTTACACTTGAAggaattgatttatttgtatcacATGGAAGTATGTGCCACAAAATTTctgttgaaaatgaaatagtgaCAAGTGTAAAATGCACTGAGCTTTAAAGCAAACAGGAAAAAGCTGACACAAAATTTGGGGAGAATATTTGTAGAGCACTGCCAGGATTTCACGCTTTTAATGGTTGTGATTCAGTAAGTGTCCGGTAAGACTTTGTCCGGTAAAGGAAAAAGCAAAGCATTCCGCGTTTTGACACGTTCTGTGGAGTTTTCAGAAGGTCTATCCCGTCTTGGTGAAAGTTTTGAAGAGATAGGCGAAAAACTGTCAAAAACTCTCGAGATGGTTACGAGAATAATAACATCAATGAATAAATGTTCATTGTCATTTATTGCTCCCAACAAAAGATGCAATGTTGAAGCACATCAAACGAACCAACTTTCAGGCAAAGATTTGGAAATCTGCTCTTCAACACAACACGGTTCCATCGCCAATGCAAACAACCATGGTTGGATTGTTAAGAACGATTTGATCAGCATCCATTGGCTAGACGAACCGCCAGCGTTAGATGCTATATTGATACTAATAAGCTGTTCATGTGTTCGACAAGGTTTATCCTGGACAGATGGCTGCAAATGTACGAATGCttgtagcaacaagaataatCAAATCGTTGATATTGCTGACGATGACGACGAAGATGATGAAGATGATGGTGATGATAATTCGGTAGATGGCGTTGACGAAATTGAAGATGATTGATCATTCTATGGATTGGCCTTCTTCATGACCTTAAAATGTTATGATTCTGTTGTTAAAAGAACTTTAATATAGATCTTGAAACTCTGacagttcttttattttttttagtactaTGTGTGTTTTTTAATGACTGTGATGTACATTGCTTATGTTTGTGTTTGTCATTGATTCCATGTTTTTTTCCCTATCTTATCTTTGAATTTTGTTCAACTGCCTTTAGTTACTTGATGCTCtatgtttcaatgtaaaaaataaaccttttttatcaagaaaactagtatgtaTGCTTTGTTTCATTCAAAATCATGGATTTTAGAtgtaaccctcccccttttttcttgcTCCTATACGatttaaaaattaagtaaaaattaGCCTCCGTATTAGTAAGATATGATTTGTTCAATTTAATAAGAGAAAAAGTACCAAATACTTggttactttttctttttttctgtataaatatgttaaacaaaatttttgatatactcttaaataagaccccttttaaccccttttggacactttttcaaTAGTCTAACACCTCTTAAAATATTCCTCAGACATTACTCTTTAGATTTATGCAAAAAAATtgcggtaccctggggtgtaacacagaactgaaattTTACCTTTCCAGCTGATGGACTATAAGAACAGAAAGTTGGATAGTTAGGATTTgaccttttaaaaataaatataatgttatatatagatatatacctCAAAGTACTTTTCATTGAGACTAGTACCGTCTGATATATCGTTCTAAAAGAAAATAACTGTCGTAGATAAATACCATCAGAATGATTtctcatattgaaaaaaatctcGTGAACGATAACATTTCTCAAATTGGAATTTGTTTGTTGGGTCACAAATCACTTGATTCAAGATATACACTAGATTCGTTGATCTTTCAATTTGTAATTATACAATGTTTTATAAAGtctcatttatacatttttttcaaacttaaatTCCATTTCCCATTCGTCAGAGCTAGCATCAGATGTGTTTTAGTATTCCTTTTGGTCTCTTTactcttatttatattttgttttgttgtactTTTCAAAAGTTTGCGGCGATGTCCAATcttaatttgatttattacaCATACGGATATTCTATGAAAGTTTTGGTTTTCGTACTACGGTTTCAACCAGTCCTTGTGACATAACTCGTTACATTTATGGTTCGATAGAACTTCTTTAATACCTTCTTCGCCTTGGTCTTTTGGTCCAAATGACCTCTCAATTGAATGAACTGTTGGCACGGTAAGATGAAGGAAATTGCTTTTCTCCTCAGCTCCTTGAAAGTCGCACATAACCAATTTTCCTTCACTCTGGTGGTATGTGAAATGGAGAAACGCGTTCAAAATAGCAGGACAGTCATCTTCGCAAGTCCCGTCGACGAATATAAAATGCCTGAATGGTCCTTCTATTCTGTCCTCTATCAAAACAATGTCATCCATGCTAAGTCTACCTTTATATCTACAACAATAGTAACAAATTGGGTTCCATACTGATGACATGTTGTCTATCTCCGCCAAATAAGATTTAGCAAAAGCAATTCCTAGTTTCTTTTCTGTGTCCATATTTAGTTCTTTCCGAAACAAACTGATATTGTCGTTCCCTGTGATAAACATTTTTCTAAACCACTGCGAATCCGTATTGCTTTTGTCGTTCATCATAATGTCGTCTTTACTTGCCGTTTTCACGACGCATTTTCGCTTTGACCAGTATGAATTGTCAATATTGTCGGTGGTTTTCACCCTCTTACTCTTAGTTTTAGTACCTTTGCCATGGAAATTTCCATCTGTTGGTTCTTCGATCTCGTCAATACGTTTTGACTGGAATGAGATACCTTTATACACAATTCTACGTCTTCCGCACTTGAAAGGATAATATTCGAAACTAGACCACCGACGTATTTCCCTTTCATCGGAAGATATTGAATGGTATGTAGAATTCATGCCGTCTGAGTAATTATTGCCCATTGTAAATCCTTTTAATAAATTGATATAGTAAAGTCTTCTAATTGTTCAGTTGCACTGTTCAAATCTACCAAAAGGGAATTATTTTAGTTACCAGCTTCAACGTGTAGATGGTGAGGATTCTGTGATTtctaaaggataaaaaaaaacatacatggtAAAACTGACGAAGAAGTTAGCTTTAATTAAAACAAGATCCAATTAAAAACAGATGTGTGGACTATATGTTCAAGTATGACACATATTTTATGAATTAAATtacataaaagattaaaaaagatCTAAATATAGACTAATATATTATATGTAGGccttcttaaatatttatttatatatttatcatattttaacataTGATTCTATGTATGTGAGTCTATATTGTATTTCACTTATCTAAGAAATGCGCTGTTGGAGCAGTAGGTTTGTAACAAACGAACCGACGCCTTAGAAAGAATTCTTGACATCCTTAATGCTTTTTTACCTATAGAATTTAAGAGTGATTTGTATgatttcactttcaatgttataAATACTTGGTACAATTCCAACAATGGGCGTCTTAACGCAATGCTAATTCAACTGATTTCTGATTTCTGATATCTTAAACTTCTGTTTTCAGCGAAACATAAACATAATGAAAAGCCAATTGAGTGAAAGTATATTTTTtactcatgtaggaaatttcaaaaccaaacgcttgtcgcCATATCAAATTAAGTTCACGGCGAGTGCCTTGCGACAAGAAAGTTCTGTTCTCCTTCAGATGTAGatcctgatttttcgggatcaatttttcttatttatttgtcttttgttcattgattgcccttctgtattctgtgagtgttgcattccttttgtaatttagaaattttgttataaacttgatcatgagttaaaaaaaacagaaGCCACAGACTTAAAGGAGTTCAATAGTACAGAAAATAGATAacctgtcctcttagtttacaaaaattaataaccgatccaaaacaaatcctcctgttttggaggtcaaactgtgtggTGCAAGaatctatgaaatatattgggatgctatgaataacaaagaagctaaattcattcaagtatggacatcacaatatggcaactaattacataacaattaattgtgtaataattatgtcataatgaaattatcacaatttgtatccttcttctttcttttggtacctcatttataaaatttaaagaatgatgagtggaattacatcagtttaaagatgtctgattggggatgaaaaatctttgtattgtgctaccttaatactGTATTCTTACCTCTTACTCTTTTTTTATTCCTGTCTATCTTTTTCAATAATGTAATTTATACTGATAGAAATGTGTGTCTTATGTTTGATATGATCATTGGAAAAACACAGTTATATTTAACACACATTTCGTTGAAATCTTGCCGAAttaataaaaatagtaaaataatgattggttatttttttatatttatatttatatagaaagttatatatatttgtattattcaaataCACAGagataatagaaaaaaattgtttagCTTAAGATGAAATTGACGAAAGCGGATTTAACATCGTTATTCATACAAACCTGCAATTTTCAGCTTAAGACAACAGATCGGGAGGTAATTGGTCTGAGTAAATGTTTCCTTTAATATACTCTGAATGATCTATGTTTTCGAtgagatttattttttttcatttaaatgtttttgataaaaacGCATCAGACACGCCTTAAGTCTGTATTATTATTAACAGTGAAAATTACTTGTCTAATTTTAACCAGTATTCTTACCTGGCACTTATTATTTTATCCCTGTCTATCCTTCTCAATAATGTAGTTTATACAGATAGAACTATGTGTATAAATTTGATATGGTCAGTCATGTAAAATTTCAAAgttctatttaaaaaatatttcgtcgaaatattgcaaaattaataaaaatagtaTAATAATTATTCGGTTATTTTTGTTATCTTCATATCTATATAGAAAGTTATTTATAgttgtattatttaaatacacggataatagaaaaaaaatattttagcttaaaataaaatgatgaaagcGGTTTCTTCCTAAACGCAATCATGTGTGCTTTACATtataaatcaatttaattgaACTATAATGAAAGTTGTCTATTATTTGTAAGTAACACGCTTATTGTAAACTACATATCAATTTGTATTATCAATAAGAAAATTTCGACAactgaaaataaaagttttaagttACAGACATTTATTCACAGCAACAGTGAAAATTGCTCGTCTTATTTAATACTGTATTCTTACTTCTCACTCTTTATTTTATTCCTGTCTATCTTTTTTGACAACGTAATTTATACTAAACGAACTGCGTGCATTTTATTTGATATGGTCAATTTAAAAAACACGTCATTTCGTAGAAATCTTGCCAAATTAatagtatatagttatcaaaggtaataataatagaatataatattataatgattggttattttttttatcttcatatctatatagaaagttaaatatatttgtattatttagatacacagaaaatagaaaattttCTATTTTAGCTTAAACTAAAATCATAAAAGCGGTTTTAACGATGTAATTAATACAAATCTGTTATTTACAGAATAAGACATCAGTTAAATATGTGAATTAGTCAGAGTATGGAATTCCATCAATGTACTGTTAATGGTCTGTGTTTTCGATTtcaattattatttcttattataATGTTTTTCTTAAAAACGAATCGGACGTAtctaatgcatatatatttaCTTTTCAGCACTATCTCTATACCGTTACAAGTAGTGTTGACAAATCGTAcgcttttgcctaaccggttactcggacaatcgttcgaccgattaaccggttaaccggtagtttgagttggtgtttgaaagccttatcaataTTACCCTacaaatagatataagatgtggtatgagtgtcaatttgacaacctttcatccaagtcataaatttacgcttttagAATTAAAGTTCGTCCTttggcattataaggcttgttTGTGAGGATTCCTGGCTAAGATTGACTTTTAATATCCaactacaccgtatcaactatagcgtttgtaccaacttcagatttattcagaaaataaaataaaaacttcttgatatcgtagaattgaatatgtctgaaactgattattctttccttttcacttgttgtctccgaaaataatgtggaCTGTTTCAATTTGTATGATTaattgtaaaaaagaagatgtggtatgattgccaatgagacaattctccacaagagatcaaaatgacacagaaattaacaactatagatcaccgtacggcctgttTCTTTACTCTGTTTacatgttactcgtactatcacgtatacattgagtacattcacattggtttgcatttcacaattttttagtaagcatttcgtttaaagtaagactaagccttgcacgacggaggttgcacatttagatgTAGGTTTGAACAATATTAGATCagaaacgaaataatgaagtaaatcgtaaaatttaatcgcatTACTGATTTAGAGTCACTGtttcatgttaaaaaaacatgtatattaattatgtttctttaagatcttgccccgagctgagagacaagttctaattaattttttgTTGATAGGATTAACagtagcaatcaatatactggacaattgatctgccaaattaattaccacgacgacaattttttaataaaacttaactatttaatgaatgatttcaatacaaatttatttcGGATCtatcaaaattggaaaaaaagtccggttaaccggttagcgtttttggtattcggtatttggtcgttcgaccggttaaccgttgacaacactagttaCAAGTGAACTATTAtctgaaaatattattttgatgtaTTCTATCAGTAAGGTCAATTTACGGTTGTTTCTTTCGATGTTC includes:
- the LOC139522943 gene encoding alpha-protein kinase 1-like; translated protein: MGNNYSDGMNSTYHSISSDEREIRRWSSFEYYPFKCGRRRIVYKGISFQSKRIDEIEEPTDGNFHGKGTKTKSKRVKTTDNIDNSYWSKRKCVVKTASKDDIMMNDKSNTDSQWFRKMFITGNDNISLFRKELNMDTEKKLGIAFAKSYLAEIDNMSSVWNPICYYCCRYKGRLSMDDIVLIEDRIEGPFRHFIFVDGTCEDDCPAILNAFLHFTYHQSEGKLVMCDFQGAEEKSNFLHLTVPTVHSIERSFGPKDQGEEGIKEVLSNHKCNELCHKDWLKP